Proteins from a genomic interval of Macrobrachium nipponense isolate FS-2020 chromosome 33, ASM1510439v2, whole genome shotgun sequence:
- the LOC135203167 gene encoding SIN3-HDAC complex-associated factor-like isoform X1, whose product MFSFHKPKVYRSTTGCCICKAKSSSSRFTDSKKYEDDFMECFNLKERRSGEICNACVLLVKRWKKLPKGTDRNWHHVVDARAGPGTKSLTKFKSKKLKKNLLSPDKPLKEKIKKKHRYIRKEGRETSPGALSDDIAVGDERLSEGSGPSVPGSLAPSPYPSPYPSEDDADSQDRTILCGASKRKKSLPTQLQLSSFVDLTYWKQEKVCCGLIFRGDCGEVLIDPRFFQPCSCRIKSLECSPAPTPASTPRASSGASDGGSNYDDEILDNEIEDYQDSDSLDEPYYSSAANSPAAPLMPQLHTGLTS is encoded by the exons CTCACGGTTCACagattcaaagaaatatgaagatgaTTTCATGGAATGCTTCAACTTGAAGGAGCGAAGGTCGGGGGAAATTTGCAATGCCTGCGTCCTATTGGTCAAGAGATGGAAGAAGCTGCCAAAAGGAACAGATCGTAACTGGCACCAT gttGTGGATGCACGAGCTGGACCTGGTACAAAGTCCTTGACTAAATTCAAAAGCAAGAAACTAAAGAAGAATTTGTTAAGTCCAGATaaaccattaaaagaaaaaataaagaaaaagcacAG GTATATACGTAAAGAAGGCAGAGAAACGTCCCCAGGAGCATTAAGTGATGACATAGCTGTAGGTGATGAAAGGTTAAGTGAAGGTTCTGGCCCATCTGTTCCAGGTTCGTTAGCCCCTTCACCTTATCCATCACCATACCCTTCTGAAGATGACGCTGACTCACAAGACAGAACAATCCTCTGTGGAGCTTCCAAAAGGAAGAAATCACTGCCAACTCAACTGCAGCTCAGTAGTTTTGTGGACCTAACATATTGGAAGCA GGAAAAGGTGTGCTGCGGCCTTATATTTAGAGGAGACTGTGGTGAGGTCCTTATTGATCCTCGGTTCTTCCAGCCATGCTCTTGTCGTATAAAATCTTTGGAGTGTTCACCAGCGCCAACACCTGCTTCTACTCCAAGAGCATCATCAGGCGCATCTGACGGTGGAAGTAATTATGATGATGAAATCTTGGATAATGAAATCGAAGATTATCAAGACTCAGATTCTTTAGACGAGCCCTATTACTCGTCTGCTGCCAACTCTCCAGCTGCTCCACTCATGCCTCAGTTACATACGGGACTCACAAGTTAA
- the LOC135203167 gene encoding SIN3-HDAC complex-associated factor-like isoform X2, whose protein sequence is MECFNLKERRSGEICNACVLLVKRWKKLPKGTDRNWHHVVDARAGPGTKSLTKFKSKKLKKNLLSPDKPLKEKIKKKHRYIRKEGRETSPGALSDDIAVGDERLSEGSGPSVPGSLAPSPYPSPYPSEDDADSQDRTILCGASKRKKSLPTQLQLSSFVDLTYWKQEKVCCGLIFRGDCGEVLIDPRFFQPCSCRIKSLECSPAPTPASTPRASSGASDGGSNYDDEILDNEIEDYQDSDSLDEPYYSSAANSPAAPLMPQLHTGLTS, encoded by the exons ATGGAATGCTTCAACTTGAAGGAGCGAAGGTCGGGGGAAATTTGCAATGCCTGCGTCCTATTGGTCAAGAGATGGAAGAAGCTGCCAAAAGGAACAGATCGTAACTGGCACCAT gttGTGGATGCACGAGCTGGACCTGGTACAAAGTCCTTGACTAAATTCAAAAGCAAGAAACTAAAGAAGAATTTGTTAAGTCCAGATaaaccattaaaagaaaaaataaagaaaaagcacAG GTATATACGTAAAGAAGGCAGAGAAACGTCCCCAGGAGCATTAAGTGATGACATAGCTGTAGGTGATGAAAGGTTAAGTGAAGGTTCTGGCCCATCTGTTCCAGGTTCGTTAGCCCCTTCACCTTATCCATCACCATACCCTTCTGAAGATGACGCTGACTCACAAGACAGAACAATCCTCTGTGGAGCTTCCAAAAGGAAGAAATCACTGCCAACTCAACTGCAGCTCAGTAGTTTTGTGGACCTAACATATTGGAAGCA GGAAAAGGTGTGCTGCGGCCTTATATTTAGAGGAGACTGTGGTGAGGTCCTTATTGATCCTCGGTTCTTCCAGCCATGCTCTTGTCGTATAAAATCTTTGGAGTGTTCACCAGCGCCAACACCTGCTTCTACTCCAAGAGCATCATCAGGCGCATCTGACGGTGGAAGTAATTATGATGATGAAATCTTGGATAATGAAATCGAAGATTATCAAGACTCAGATTCTTTAGACGAGCCCTATTACTCGTCTGCTGCCAACTCTCCAGCTGCTCCACTCATGCCTCAGTTACATACGGGACTCACAAGTTAA